From Pagrus major chromosome 18, Pma_NU_1.0, a single genomic window includes:
- the tnip1 gene encoding TNFAIP3-interacting protein 1 isoform X2 has product MEGKGPYRIYDPGGSEVKARDEAGGGSSYRQLLEENSILRERMKGLKSLGDLLEESQSEASRLRQRVEELVRDNEALKSSSFAASLCTGGPIQTETQSKPCLHPTAEEKEEQTSCLGKTLQPEKPNEALSEFEVVNMDGKTTDALTAGSAVGVIPLLPQENIELASQLKRLESSFSIFAEESNPNQLLAHLGRMAVEFHHLSSKVQKNEQRTSLLQTLCEQLRQENNELRKKMEEDHHIRNRDLEQLRLENQKLKELVTGGVTAAGSSAAPSDTEATEAKEEPVKEESAAVRPKMEATTPQKSGKAAEKTPTKPCDVEVYEKKIKLLEKQRKDVLEVNKQWDIQWNSMKSQFEQKITDLRQRLAESQKTVLELEAEREQRQRDYDKKLLLAKSKIENVQGEKECLNSETTELKQKIRYLQDQLLPLSKQREYQEKEIQRLNRALEEALNLHTPSSSQQPPAQGNFADAANNLKKQELLTQIAVLKEQVKIFEEDFRKERSDRERMNEEKEDLRRQVERLQGQITNLTNQLHQAQNECQRERTERCKLERLQMQHHKQGQQQERRTSDPTSGSVNGPLSPPYCGPFVQVGPQGLEGWPIHFPPRMPNAAGATAAAAAAPPPVRDFQPVTPGFPWQSSFPQPRGSRAVGESSRPPPENAA; this is encoded by the exons ATGGAAGGGAAAGGCCCGTACCGCATCTATGATCCAGGTGGGAGTGAGGTCAAGGCCCGGGATGAGGCTGGAGGGGGAAGCAGCTAtcgacagctgctggaggagaacagCATACTGAGGGAGCGGATGAAGGGACTTAAGAGCTTAG GTGATTTGCTGGAAGAGTCTCAGTCAGAGGCATCGAGGCTTCGGCAGCGAGTGGAGGAACTTGTGAGAGACAACGAGGCCCTCAAGTCCTCCAGCTTTGCAGCCAGTCTGTGTACGGGAGGGCCCAttcagacagagacacaaa GTAAACCCTGTTTACATCCCACTgcggaggagaaggaggagcaaACAAGCTGTTTAGGGAAGACCCTTCAGCCTGAGAAGCCCAAT GAGGCCTTATCAGAGTTTGAGGTTGTGAATATGGATGGGAAGACAACAGATGCCTTGACT GCCGGATCAGCGGTAGGAGTAATCCCTCTCCTGCCTCAGGAGAACATCGAGTTAGCAAGCCAGCTGAAGAGACTGGAGAGCTCCTTCAGCATATTCGCGGAGGAGTCCAACCCAAACCAGCTGTTAGCTCATCTCGGTCGGATGGCTGTGGAGTTTCACCATCTTTCCTCCAAGGTCCAAAAGAATGAGCAGAGGACCTCCCTCCTACAG ACTCTCTGTGAGCAGCTCAGACAGGAGAACAATGAGctcagaaagaaaatggaagagGACCATCATATCAGGAATCGAGACTTGGAACAGCTGag ACTGGAGAATCAGAAACTTAAGGAGTTGGTCACAGGAggagtgacagcagcaggatcGTCTGCAGCGCCATCTGACACCGAAGCAACAGAGGCCAAAGAGGAGCCTGTGAAGGAGGAATCGGCCGCTGTCAGGCCGAAGATGGAGGCCACCACACCGCAGAAG AGCGGaaaagctgcagagaaaaccCCGACCAAACCTTGTGATGTTGAGGTGTATGAAAAGAAGATCAAGCTTTTGGAGAAGCAGAGAAAGGAT GTACTGGAGGTGAACAAGCAGTGGGACATTCAGTGGAACTCCATGAAGTCACAGTTTGAACAGAAG ATCACAGACCTCAGACAACGGCTGGCTGAGTCCCAGAAAACTGTGCTTGAGCTAGAAGCAGAGCGAGAGCAGAGGCAGCGCGACTACGACAAGAAGCTGCTGCTGGCCAAGTCCAAGATTGAAAATGTACAG GGGGAGAAGGAGTGTCTCAACTCTGAGACCACTGAGCTGAAGCAGAAGATTCGCTACCTGCAGGATCAGCTACTGCCCCTAAGCAAACAGAGGGAGTACCAGGAGAAGGAAATCCAACGCCTCAACAGG gCTCTAGAGGAAGCCTTAAACCTGCATACCCCTTCATCCTCCCAACAACCACCTGCCCAGGGTAACTTTGCTGATGCCGCCAATAACCTGAAGAAGCAGGAACTGCTCACTCAAATCGCTGTACTAAAGGAACAG GTGAAGATCTTTGAAGAAGACTTCAGAAAAGAGAGGAGTGACAGGGAGCGAATGAATGAGGAAAAGGAGGACTTGAGGCGGCAAGTTGAGAGACTCCAGGGTCAGATTACTAATTTGACCAATCAG CTTCATCAGGCACAGAATGAGTGTCAGAGAGAACGTACGGAGAGATGTAAACTGGAGAGACTGCAGATGCAGCATCACAAACAG GGGCAGCAGCAGGAAAGACGTACCTCAGACCCTACGTCAGGCTCAGTGAACGGCCCGCTGAGCCCTCCCTACTGTGGTCCCTTTGTGCAGGTGGGACCGCAGGGCCTTGAGGGCTGGCCCATACACTTCCCTCCCCGGATGCCCAATGCAGCAGGCGCCACGGCCGCAGCCGCCGCAGCACCGCCCCCTGTACGAGACTTCCAGCCTGTTACCCCG GGTTTTCCTTGGCAATCGTCATTCCCGCAGCCCAGAGGGTCCAGAGCAGTAGGAGAGAGTTCAAGACCACCACCAGAAAATGCAG cgTGA
- the tnip1 gene encoding TNFAIP3-interacting protein 1 isoform X1, with translation MEGKGPYRIYDPGGSEVKARDEAGGGSSYRQLLEENSILRERMKGLKSLGDLLEESQSEASRLRQRVEELVRDNEALKSSSFAASLCTGGPIQTETQSKPCLHPTAEEKEEQTSCLGKTLQPEKPNEALSEFEVVNMDGKTTDALTAGSAVGVIPLLPQENIELASQLKRLESSFSIFAEESNPNQLLAHLGRMAVEFHHLSSKVQKNEQRTSLLQTLCEQLRQENNELRKKMEEDHHIRNRDLEQLRLENQKLKELVTGGVTAAGSSAAPSDTEATEAKEEPVKEESAAVRPKMEATTPQKSGKAAEKTPTKPCDVEVYEKKIKLLEKQRKDVLEVNKQWDIQWNSMKSQFEQKITDLRQRLAESQKTVLELEAEREQRQRDYDKKLLLAKSKIENVQGEKECLNSETTELKQKIRYLQDQLLPLSKQREYQEKEIQRLNRALEEALNLHTPSSSQQPPAQGNFADAANNLKKQELLTQIAVLKEQVKIFEEDFRKERSDRERMNEEKEDLRRQVERLQGQITNLTNQLHQAQNECQRERTERCKLERLQMQHHKQGQQQERRTSDPTSGSVNGPLSPPYCGPFVQVGPQGLEGWPIHFPPRMPNAAGATAAAAAAPPPVRDFQPVTPGFPWQSSFPQPRGSRAVGESSRPPPENADQPAAAAAAAGPGGPGFGKRERQNIDPGKH, from the exons ATGGAAGGGAAAGGCCCGTACCGCATCTATGATCCAGGTGGGAGTGAGGTCAAGGCCCGGGATGAGGCTGGAGGGGGAAGCAGCTAtcgacagctgctggaggagaacagCATACTGAGGGAGCGGATGAAGGGACTTAAGAGCTTAG GTGATTTGCTGGAAGAGTCTCAGTCAGAGGCATCGAGGCTTCGGCAGCGAGTGGAGGAACTTGTGAGAGACAACGAGGCCCTCAAGTCCTCCAGCTTTGCAGCCAGTCTGTGTACGGGAGGGCCCAttcagacagagacacaaa GTAAACCCTGTTTACATCCCACTgcggaggagaaggaggagcaaACAAGCTGTTTAGGGAAGACCCTTCAGCCTGAGAAGCCCAAT GAGGCCTTATCAGAGTTTGAGGTTGTGAATATGGATGGGAAGACAACAGATGCCTTGACT GCCGGATCAGCGGTAGGAGTAATCCCTCTCCTGCCTCAGGAGAACATCGAGTTAGCAAGCCAGCTGAAGAGACTGGAGAGCTCCTTCAGCATATTCGCGGAGGAGTCCAACCCAAACCAGCTGTTAGCTCATCTCGGTCGGATGGCTGTGGAGTTTCACCATCTTTCCTCCAAGGTCCAAAAGAATGAGCAGAGGACCTCCCTCCTACAG ACTCTCTGTGAGCAGCTCAGACAGGAGAACAATGAGctcagaaagaaaatggaagagGACCATCATATCAGGAATCGAGACTTGGAACAGCTGag ACTGGAGAATCAGAAACTTAAGGAGTTGGTCACAGGAggagtgacagcagcaggatcGTCTGCAGCGCCATCTGACACCGAAGCAACAGAGGCCAAAGAGGAGCCTGTGAAGGAGGAATCGGCCGCTGTCAGGCCGAAGATGGAGGCCACCACACCGCAGAAG AGCGGaaaagctgcagagaaaaccCCGACCAAACCTTGTGATGTTGAGGTGTATGAAAAGAAGATCAAGCTTTTGGAGAAGCAGAGAAAGGAT GTACTGGAGGTGAACAAGCAGTGGGACATTCAGTGGAACTCCATGAAGTCACAGTTTGAACAGAAG ATCACAGACCTCAGACAACGGCTGGCTGAGTCCCAGAAAACTGTGCTTGAGCTAGAAGCAGAGCGAGAGCAGAGGCAGCGCGACTACGACAAGAAGCTGCTGCTGGCCAAGTCCAAGATTGAAAATGTACAG GGGGAGAAGGAGTGTCTCAACTCTGAGACCACTGAGCTGAAGCAGAAGATTCGCTACCTGCAGGATCAGCTACTGCCCCTAAGCAAACAGAGGGAGTACCAGGAGAAGGAAATCCAACGCCTCAACAGG gCTCTAGAGGAAGCCTTAAACCTGCATACCCCTTCATCCTCCCAACAACCACCTGCCCAGGGTAACTTTGCTGATGCCGCCAATAACCTGAAGAAGCAGGAACTGCTCACTCAAATCGCTGTACTAAAGGAACAG GTGAAGATCTTTGAAGAAGACTTCAGAAAAGAGAGGAGTGACAGGGAGCGAATGAATGAGGAAAAGGAGGACTTGAGGCGGCAAGTTGAGAGACTCCAGGGTCAGATTACTAATTTGACCAATCAG CTTCATCAGGCACAGAATGAGTGTCAGAGAGAACGTACGGAGAGATGTAAACTGGAGAGACTGCAGATGCAGCATCACAAACAG GGGCAGCAGCAGGAAAGACGTACCTCAGACCCTACGTCAGGCTCAGTGAACGGCCCGCTGAGCCCTCCCTACTGTGGTCCCTTTGTGCAGGTGGGACCGCAGGGCCTTGAGGGCTGGCCCATACACTTCCCTCCCCGGATGCCCAATGCAGCAGGCGCCACGGCCGCAGCCGCCGCAGCACCGCCCCCTGTACGAGACTTCCAGCCTGTTACCCCG GGTTTTCCTTGGCAATCGTCATTCCCGCAGCCCAGAGGGTCCAGAGCAGTAGGAGAGAGTTCAAGACCACCACCAGAAAATGCAG atcagccagcagcagcagcagcagcagcaggaccagGAGGACCAGGATTTGGAAAAAGGGAGCGACAGAACATTGACCCTGGAAAGCACTAA
- the tnip1 gene encoding TNFAIP3-interacting protein 1 isoform X4 — translation MEGKGPYRIYDPGGSEVKARDEAGGGSSYRQLLEENSILRERMKGLKSLGDLLEESQSEASRLRQRVEELVRDNEALKSSSFAASLCTGGPIQTETQSKPCLHPTAEEKEEQTSCLGKTLQPEKPNEALSEFEVVNMDGKTTDALTAGSAVGVIPLLPQENIELASQLKRLESSFSIFAEESNPNQLLAHLGRMAVEFHHLSSKVQKNEQRTSLLQTLCEQLRQENNELRKKMEEDHHIRNRDLEQLRLENQKLKELVTGGVTAAGSSAAPSDTEATEAKEEPVKEESAAVRPKMEATTPQKSGKAAEKTPTKPCDVEVYEKKIKLLEKQRKDVLEVNKQWDIQWNSMKSQFEQKITDLRQRLAESQKTVLELEAEREQRQRDYDKKLLLAKSKIENVQGEKECLNSETTELKQKIRYLQDQLLPLSKQREYQEKEIQRLNRALEEALNLHTPSSSQQPPAQGNFADAANNLKKQELLTQIAVLKEQVKIFEEDFRKERSDRERMNEEKEDLRRQVERLQGQITNLTNQLHQAQNECQRERTERCKLERLQMQHHKQGFPWQSSFPQPRGSRAVGESSRPPPENADQPAAAAAAAGPGGPGFGKRERQNIDPGKH, via the exons ATGGAAGGGAAAGGCCCGTACCGCATCTATGATCCAGGTGGGAGTGAGGTCAAGGCCCGGGATGAGGCTGGAGGGGGAAGCAGCTAtcgacagctgctggaggagaacagCATACTGAGGGAGCGGATGAAGGGACTTAAGAGCTTAG GTGATTTGCTGGAAGAGTCTCAGTCAGAGGCATCGAGGCTTCGGCAGCGAGTGGAGGAACTTGTGAGAGACAACGAGGCCCTCAAGTCCTCCAGCTTTGCAGCCAGTCTGTGTACGGGAGGGCCCAttcagacagagacacaaa GTAAACCCTGTTTACATCCCACTgcggaggagaaggaggagcaaACAAGCTGTTTAGGGAAGACCCTTCAGCCTGAGAAGCCCAAT GAGGCCTTATCAGAGTTTGAGGTTGTGAATATGGATGGGAAGACAACAGATGCCTTGACT GCCGGATCAGCGGTAGGAGTAATCCCTCTCCTGCCTCAGGAGAACATCGAGTTAGCAAGCCAGCTGAAGAGACTGGAGAGCTCCTTCAGCATATTCGCGGAGGAGTCCAACCCAAACCAGCTGTTAGCTCATCTCGGTCGGATGGCTGTGGAGTTTCACCATCTTTCCTCCAAGGTCCAAAAGAATGAGCAGAGGACCTCCCTCCTACAG ACTCTCTGTGAGCAGCTCAGACAGGAGAACAATGAGctcagaaagaaaatggaagagGACCATCATATCAGGAATCGAGACTTGGAACAGCTGag ACTGGAGAATCAGAAACTTAAGGAGTTGGTCACAGGAggagtgacagcagcaggatcGTCTGCAGCGCCATCTGACACCGAAGCAACAGAGGCCAAAGAGGAGCCTGTGAAGGAGGAATCGGCCGCTGTCAGGCCGAAGATGGAGGCCACCACACCGCAGAAG AGCGGaaaagctgcagagaaaaccCCGACCAAACCTTGTGATGTTGAGGTGTATGAAAAGAAGATCAAGCTTTTGGAGAAGCAGAGAAAGGAT GTACTGGAGGTGAACAAGCAGTGGGACATTCAGTGGAACTCCATGAAGTCACAGTTTGAACAGAAG ATCACAGACCTCAGACAACGGCTGGCTGAGTCCCAGAAAACTGTGCTTGAGCTAGAAGCAGAGCGAGAGCAGAGGCAGCGCGACTACGACAAGAAGCTGCTGCTGGCCAAGTCCAAGATTGAAAATGTACAG GGGGAGAAGGAGTGTCTCAACTCTGAGACCACTGAGCTGAAGCAGAAGATTCGCTACCTGCAGGATCAGCTACTGCCCCTAAGCAAACAGAGGGAGTACCAGGAGAAGGAAATCCAACGCCTCAACAGG gCTCTAGAGGAAGCCTTAAACCTGCATACCCCTTCATCCTCCCAACAACCACCTGCCCAGGGTAACTTTGCTGATGCCGCCAATAACCTGAAGAAGCAGGAACTGCTCACTCAAATCGCTGTACTAAAGGAACAG GTGAAGATCTTTGAAGAAGACTTCAGAAAAGAGAGGAGTGACAGGGAGCGAATGAATGAGGAAAAGGAGGACTTGAGGCGGCAAGTTGAGAGACTCCAGGGTCAGATTACTAATTTGACCAATCAG CTTCATCAGGCACAGAATGAGTGTCAGAGAGAACGTACGGAGAGATGTAAACTGGAGAGACTGCAGATGCAGCATCACAAACAG GGTTTTCCTTGGCAATCGTCATTCCCGCAGCCCAGAGGGTCCAGAGCAGTAGGAGAGAGTTCAAGACCACCACCAGAAAATGCAG atcagccagcagcagcagcagcagcagcaggaccagGAGGACCAGGATTTGGAAAAAGGGAGCGACAGAACATTGACCCTGGAAAGCACTAA
- the tnip1 gene encoding TNFAIP3-interacting protein 1 isoform X3: protein MEGKGPYRIYDPGGSEVKARDEAGGGSSYRQLLEENSILRERMKGLKSLGDLLEESQSEASRLRQRVEELVRDNEALKSSSFAASLCTGGPIQTETQSKPCLHPTAEEKEEQTSCLGKTLQPEKPNEALSEFEVVNMDGKTTDALTAGSAVGVIPLLPQENIELASQLKRLESSFSIFAEESNPNQLLAHLGRMAVEFHHLSSKVQKNEQRTSLLQTLCEQLRQENNELRKKMEEDHHIRNRDLEQLRLENQKLKELVTGGVTAAGSSAAPSDTEATEAKEEPVKEESAAVRPKMEATTPQKSGKAAEKTPTKPCDVEVYEKKIKLLEKQRKDVLEVNKQWDIQWNSMKSQFEQKITDLRQRLAESQKTVLELEAEREQRQRDYDKKLLLAKSKIENVQGEKECLNSETTELKQKIRYLQDQLLPLSKQREYQEKEIQRLNRALEEALNLHTPSSSQQPPAQGNFADAANNLKKQELLTQIAVLKEQVKIFEEDFRKERSDRERMNEEKEDLRRQVERLQGQITNLTNQLHQAQNECQRERTERCKLERLQMQHHKQVGPQGLEGWPIHFPPRMPNAAGATAAAAAAPPPVRDFQPVTPGFPWQSSFPQPRGSRAVGESSRPPPENADQPAAAAAAAGPGGPGFGKRERQNIDPGKH, encoded by the exons ATGGAAGGGAAAGGCCCGTACCGCATCTATGATCCAGGTGGGAGTGAGGTCAAGGCCCGGGATGAGGCTGGAGGGGGAAGCAGCTAtcgacagctgctggaggagaacagCATACTGAGGGAGCGGATGAAGGGACTTAAGAGCTTAG GTGATTTGCTGGAAGAGTCTCAGTCAGAGGCATCGAGGCTTCGGCAGCGAGTGGAGGAACTTGTGAGAGACAACGAGGCCCTCAAGTCCTCCAGCTTTGCAGCCAGTCTGTGTACGGGAGGGCCCAttcagacagagacacaaa GTAAACCCTGTTTACATCCCACTgcggaggagaaggaggagcaaACAAGCTGTTTAGGGAAGACCCTTCAGCCTGAGAAGCCCAAT GAGGCCTTATCAGAGTTTGAGGTTGTGAATATGGATGGGAAGACAACAGATGCCTTGACT GCCGGATCAGCGGTAGGAGTAATCCCTCTCCTGCCTCAGGAGAACATCGAGTTAGCAAGCCAGCTGAAGAGACTGGAGAGCTCCTTCAGCATATTCGCGGAGGAGTCCAACCCAAACCAGCTGTTAGCTCATCTCGGTCGGATGGCTGTGGAGTTTCACCATCTTTCCTCCAAGGTCCAAAAGAATGAGCAGAGGACCTCCCTCCTACAG ACTCTCTGTGAGCAGCTCAGACAGGAGAACAATGAGctcagaaagaaaatggaagagGACCATCATATCAGGAATCGAGACTTGGAACAGCTGag ACTGGAGAATCAGAAACTTAAGGAGTTGGTCACAGGAggagtgacagcagcaggatcGTCTGCAGCGCCATCTGACACCGAAGCAACAGAGGCCAAAGAGGAGCCTGTGAAGGAGGAATCGGCCGCTGTCAGGCCGAAGATGGAGGCCACCACACCGCAGAAG AGCGGaaaagctgcagagaaaaccCCGACCAAACCTTGTGATGTTGAGGTGTATGAAAAGAAGATCAAGCTTTTGGAGAAGCAGAGAAAGGAT GTACTGGAGGTGAACAAGCAGTGGGACATTCAGTGGAACTCCATGAAGTCACAGTTTGAACAGAAG ATCACAGACCTCAGACAACGGCTGGCTGAGTCCCAGAAAACTGTGCTTGAGCTAGAAGCAGAGCGAGAGCAGAGGCAGCGCGACTACGACAAGAAGCTGCTGCTGGCCAAGTCCAAGATTGAAAATGTACAG GGGGAGAAGGAGTGTCTCAACTCTGAGACCACTGAGCTGAAGCAGAAGATTCGCTACCTGCAGGATCAGCTACTGCCCCTAAGCAAACAGAGGGAGTACCAGGAGAAGGAAATCCAACGCCTCAACAGG gCTCTAGAGGAAGCCTTAAACCTGCATACCCCTTCATCCTCCCAACAACCACCTGCCCAGGGTAACTTTGCTGATGCCGCCAATAACCTGAAGAAGCAGGAACTGCTCACTCAAATCGCTGTACTAAAGGAACAG GTGAAGATCTTTGAAGAAGACTTCAGAAAAGAGAGGAGTGACAGGGAGCGAATGAATGAGGAAAAGGAGGACTTGAGGCGGCAAGTTGAGAGACTCCAGGGTCAGATTACTAATTTGACCAATCAG CTTCATCAGGCACAGAATGAGTGTCAGAGAGAACGTACGGAGAGATGTAAACTGGAGAGACTGCAGATGCAGCATCACAAACAG GTGGGACCGCAGGGCCTTGAGGGCTGGCCCATACACTTCCCTCCCCGGATGCCCAATGCAGCAGGCGCCACGGCCGCAGCCGCCGCAGCACCGCCCCCTGTACGAGACTTCCAGCCTGTTACCCCG GGTTTTCCTTGGCAATCGTCATTCCCGCAGCCCAGAGGGTCCAGAGCAGTAGGAGAGAGTTCAAGACCACCACCAGAAAATGCAG atcagccagcagcagcagcagcagcagcaggaccagGAGGACCAGGATTTGGAAAAAGGGAGCGACAGAACATTGACCCTGGAAAGCACTAA
- the gpx3 gene encoding glutathione peroxidase 3, which yields MSGRDGGTMWPLVPLLLLGLLRPTAGASFRQQCDSSTDDTIYKYKAKTLNGSCTVNFRDYTGKSVLFVNVATYUGYTYQYVEMNALHEEMKPLGLTILGFPCNQFGKQEPGENNEILPALKHVRPGNGFVPNFLLLEKGDVNGKDEQEVYTFLKSSCPPVGDNFGDPKDRLFWQPLKLSDIKWNFEKFLVGPDGKPTMRWHPSVNISDIRADIRRYLLKLYTQRIFN from the exons ATGTCGGGGAGGGACGGCGGCACGATGTGGCCCCTCgtaccgctgctgctgctcggtCTGCTGCGACCCACCGCGGGAGCCTCGTTCAGACAG CAGTGTGACTCATCCACGGATGACACCATTTACAAATACAAGGCAAAGACTCTGAATGGGAGTTGCACTGTCAACTTCAGAGACTACACGGGCAAGAGCGTCCTCTTCGTCAATGTGGCCACGTACTGAGGATACACCTATCAGTATGTGG AAATGAATGCACTACACGAAGAGATGAAACCTCTCGGACTCACCATCCTCGGCTTTCCCTGCAACCAGTTTGGGAAACAGGAACCAGGggaaaacaatgaaattctGCCAGCTTTAAA GCATGTCCGACCAGGAAATGGATTCGTTCCAAACTTCCTGCTGTTGGAGAAAGGTGATGTGAATGGAAAAGACGAGCAAGAGGTTTACACTTTCCTTAAG AGCTCTTGCCCTCCTGTTGGAGACAACTTCGGCGACCCCAAAGACAGATTGTTCTGGCAGCCTTTGAAGCTCAGCGACATCAAGTGGAACTTTGAAAAGTTTCTGGTGGGACCCGACGGGAAGCCGACCATGAGGTGGCACCCAAGTGTCAACATTTCTGACATCCGAGCTGACATTCGTAGATACCTGCTCAAACTATACACACAGCGTATTTTTAATTAG